TTATGCTTTTTCTTAATGCTTGTTTCAAGACGATGTATTTTGTTGTCCTATTCAGTATACAAACCCATTTTCAATTGATAGCTAAATGTCATTCGATTGTCTGAATCCGACCAATCCAAGGGCTGCTGAGCACAGCATTCAGAGGCAAACCATGCCCCGTCATACAAGGTGACCAGGCTGGTGTTGTCTCTTATCCTCCTAATGCTGTAATAGCCTTAGCAGACTGAGCCAATAGACTTCCCTCCTAGCAACGCGGGGAGCTTTTTATAGGCAGGACTTCTCACCACACAGCTCAGGGGAGACGGAACGTGAGCGGTACTCACAAACGTGCAAAATCAAAGAGACTGGGAAGGACAACGAAGTGAACTCACTTGTAAAGAAAGAGCGCGAGCACACTGGCAAACTGAATCCAAAGCTCAAATCAATatgcaaaaagaaaaaggagcTGATTCAAATTAAGTCACTTGAGTTGGTGTTACTTTCCCCTTGTCCGTTCCATAGAGCTGACTTGCACGGGATGGGCTGATTATGTAACCTAACACTGGGGTAAAGCAGCCTAATCCCTCCAAAGAGATTAGGCTTCTTCAGCGGGCAGCAGTGATCCTGTGTGGGGCGGTCACGGTGGAACGACTCCTTGAGGTGCTTCCCTTATCTGCTGGAACTGTAGCCTTCAACCATTCAGTGTCAATCAATATGCTTGGATGATTTTGCTGTCAATTCTATGGACGTTTTTCTCACATCAACAACGTATGCTCTTAAAGCATTCAAACACTTTACACAACTATGCTCTGATTGCTCAAGCAGTAAATACGCTGTATGCAGTTGTACAGACCGATAGAGGTCAAACGCTGTGACTCTGACATGCTAGACCGGGGGTATGCTTGCAGAGGTGGAATCACGTCAAAAATCGGAAAATAAGAGCACAATAATTTCTATTAATCAGTAATAACTGTGCTTGAACCAAGCTTTAAACTAGCAATAATAAAAAACTCTTCCTCTATCTAACTTATCTCCCTTTTTATCGATCAGATTATTGATTGATATTACCCTGCCCTCACTTCTCTCTGTGGATTGCCTGGTGCACATAGTTTCATGTTACATATTACATTACGGGAACTTGTTTGACATGGACTAGTGGCTTCTGTAGAGGATGAGTCAACGCATGCATTTTCTGTCTCTTGCGCTTAGTTACTGAAGGGGAAATGAGCCGTGTCGAATACTGAAGGACATGCAGACGGAACACGAGAGATTGAGTCGTACGTCACCCAGATGTGGGGCAGCCAACCAGCTTAACCCAATGGTTAAGCGCTACGCACAAGAGTcaaaaggctttttttttttttacaatgcagCCTTTGTACCGCTTgagaagagaaaggagaaaTGAGAAAAGGGAGTTATTTGCATGTTTAAAAACTGCGACGTCAGAGATTGTCCAAGGAAGATGGACTGTGTTGTTTAAAACTCTGCGCATTAGGTTCATAGTAGTCATTTTAATGGTGGATTTTAATGAATCATGCTCTGTGTTGCCTTACCAATAAAGTTCATCAAGAATCTTCCAATGTGTCGGGTTATTTCCTTGAGAACAGCTCTAACCCCATGGTCTGTCCACATTTTGAATGTGCAAATGTGTATGtatccccctcctcaccccttctccATTCTCTGCAAGTCACAACACAGCAAATAACTgtattgataaaaaagatactCACAAGAAACTGTATCAAATAGCATATTTAATCACAAAATTGCAAATATAAAATTGATTCTTAGAAATGGCAAATAATTCTAATTGCCTATCATTGATCCATCGTCAACCACTGGTCCTTGATATGCTTGAGGATTTGGTTGCTACAGCAACGAGTCCCAAAGGATTCATGAGAATTCTATACAAATTATGTACAACACTACACAAGGCATGTATGTTTTTTAAAGAGAACTAGATATTTTCGCTCACAGCAGCATTGTTAAAGACGTTTGGTTTTTTCAGTAACTTCCTGTGTCAGAAGGGAGACGTAAAGTCGGACAAACGAATAGGAGACGCCCAGGGCGCAGTACACGGATGTCACCAGCAGGGGGACGAAGGGCAGGGTCTGCTGCCACGGTGACAGAGGAAAGACGACCTCGCAGAGGACCTCCACGGCGACCAGGCCCAGAAGGTAGAGGGCTTCCAGAGGATGAAGCAAGGAACCCTCTCCACTGAGGTGAGACGAAGCAGTAGTAAACCATCAGATGTACGTCTCATAAAGAAGGGACTCTTTCATTTCTTTCTAAACGATTTCATTTTAGCAATGAGTTCCATACCATATAAAGGATATTTattaatctatttatttatttatttatttatttatttatttatttatttatttattcagtacCCTCACCTGTAtatgaaaattaaaacaaaagtaATCATATAAATATTAACTGACTTTGTATACATCCATTCAAAATAAACTTACAATAATAAAGTGTGACTCACCTGAAAAGGTTTCTCAAAGCACTGAAGGAGTAGATGGTGAACAACAGCATCAGCAGGACCTTAATGGGAAACTCTAGAGAAGCACAGCACCAGCTTGTTCAGTAACTGATCACTAATATATCATATAACCTTTGAATACTCAATTCGAGTGTGGTTTGACAGGCCCAATGTTTGAAACAGGTTGAAACGGGGGGAAAGGTCTTCCCCACTAGCCGTTGTTTAATGGAGCCAcgatggcagcagcagcagcagcagtagccaGGTGGCAGAGGGACGTACCTGCTGGGGTGAACAGCAGTGGGAACAGGGAGTAATGGCCCGTAGTGGCCAGCATCAGGAATATCCCAGCATCCCGTCTGCTTTCAACAGCCAGGATactagaggaagagaaagacagTTATATTCCCGATCCCATATAGTCTTTCGGGTTTTAGtgagtggaccaatcacagcccttgctgctgcgtcgcctcgacggaaggttccaatttttgggaggcgtaCGTCAGgtccttgcggtggacgcaagaaGGGTCCgtaaggacgtaaggggtccgcaaggacgtggaaccataactaacaCTGTTCTAGAGCAGGTCGAATATGGAGAAATCAAAATCACGAtaattttggtcaatattgaaatcccgattattcaaactatttttttttgagtttgaaaacatgatcaGCATGTCTAtctcaaaaacactttgtgacGGAGAACTTGGAAATTTCGTCCGAAAATTTCGAACACAAAATGGTCCGAAAGAAATTGTTCAAATCTAAATCAAATTCTATAaaacccaaaagaaaaaaactcgattaggttaattttgtgatagtttgacgctaaaatcgctGTACACTGATGCCCTGGGTGATCTCCATGTTGTAGGGTGGGTGTGGAAGGTGACCCTCCGACCCCCCCTGTGGACGCCTGTGTTCCCCTGAGGCCGGAGCCTACCTGAGGGGCAGGACGGCCAGCAGCACGGCCTTCTCGTGAACGTGCCAGCTGAACATGAAGGAGGCCAGGGCGCACTGCACCAGGCAGCGCAGGAAGCCCCGCCCACCGCACGGCCGCCGCCACACGCACCACAGGGCcggctggagggggagagggggggggggcgagagagagagagagagagagggggggggggggcgagagagagagagagagagagagagagagagagagagagagagagagagagagagagagagagagagagagagagacgcacaaaAATATATGATAAACGACAACTATCCCTGCAGCAGAGCATCAAAGCTGTCTCCAAAGCATAACCCTCCTACCTCGGATCATAAAAGAGAAACTATACCACTTTGAATGCTCTACcaacaccctctctccctcccctcgacCTGTCCACGGTCTtgacagcagccccccccccccccccaccctccaccctgcaGCTCACCAGCATGGCCAGCAGGGTGCAGAGCAGCGCTGTGGGGGGGGACACCGAGGGCAGCACCGCGTGCTGGAACTCCTGCACCAGGCCGCCCGTCATGGACGCCTTGGGGAGACCGGCCACGTCCAGCAGCCCCAGACGCAcccctgacagacagacggacagacagacagacagacagagagagagagaaagagacagagacagagagagacagagagagagagagagagacagagacagagggacacagagagagacagagacagagacacagacacagacacagacagagagacagagacagagagacagagacagagagagagagcgagagagagagagacagagacacagacagagagagagagagagagacagagggacacagagagagacagagagagacagacacagacacagacagagacagagagacagagacagagacagagagagagagacagagaccgagagagagagagagagagagagagacaaagagtgaaaaagacagagacagagagggacagcaagacagagagagagaccgagggacataaagagagcgagagaacagagagagaccaacagagagacatagacaaagACAGATAAGtagagatagagacacagacagagagaggacagagagagagaggacagagagagagagacagacagagagaggacagagagagacacagacagagagaggacagagagagagacacagacagagagaggacagagagagagatacagacagagagaggacagagagagagagagtgaaagagggacagagagagaccagcgacagagagagacagacagagacaaagagggacCAATACAGTAAAGGAGATTTAAAAAAAGGGCAAGTGTCTGGTTTTGTATAAGCTGTTACGAAAAGTTGTCAGGATAAAGCTGAACCATAGCCTCACCCAACATGGACAGGGCCTTGTCCAGGACGTTGTAGAGGGCCCAGAAGTTGGGGGCCCAGTAGGCGTGGCAGAGGCCCCTCTTGAAGGGGAAGAGCCTGGACAGGACCTGGGGGAGCTGGCCCTGGAGAGTCGGGGGGGTAAAATAGCCCACCGCTGGTAAACCACACCGTGTCACCACGTGCCTGAACGCATTTCGATTACCGTTATCTGGTTACCATGGCAACGAAGGGCCCGAAGGACGCCGCGGTGACGGAGAGGACGACGGCCCCCAGAGACACGAGACGGACGGGGCTGAAGCTCCTCCATCTCAAAGAGCCGTCTGGAAAGGACGGGCCGGGGTCGCAACATTACGATAACGAACGATGAGAAAACCAATTTcctgacaacaacaaaaaaggaaaaacctaACCTTGAACTAGAAGTCAAGGCTTTGGTAAACATGTGTGCGCTCGTTGGAGGTTAGCGCTCGTCCTACCCGTGTTGTCCTGGGTGAAACAGAAGCATCTCAGCAGGTAGATGCCGTAGGCCGGAGCCACATACAGGTTGATGTGCTTCAAGTTGAGCACGATGGAGAACCACAGCGCCCCCTCCAGGTGCCTGGCCTGCAGTACAGGTACGGGTGAAGTTAAAAACCAGAGTACGCTACTTACAGAAAGTATTCATTTGTAAGAAAGCCTGTATCGCTAGCTTTCACAACGTAGCCGAAGTATCAATCTCATTGGGCGCGGTTAAAGTAAGTTTAAGTTAAGGTTGGTGACACTACTAATTCATCTCTGTAGGCCAAGGCTACCACTTATTAAAATATCAGATTGATTCAATATTACTAAGGCATGCCCCAAGGCCTTTGTGAATAATGCAGTGTGATGACACCCACCTGTAGATGCCGCGCCACTGAGAGAAGCAGGAAGCCGAACAAGAACCCGTTGTACTGGAAATGGATATCTGTGGGAAACGTTAAAGCTACCAACATTATACCTGGGGACACCATCAAGATGACATGTATCTTCAGCTAGTTGTATTCAAGGTTCACCTCTCTGATCGGGTAATTTAACAAATTAACACAATGGGCCCGGCATGACATTTTGTCACTTTTAACAATGAGTAACTATTGACAACAGACTGCATGTTGTAGGCTGTTTTaagttgttttttgtgttttgatgtgtAATTATAACACATCAaaaagttataataaaacacCATCAAATTGATGGACAACAGGAGTCCTTATTTGACTTCTAATTATGTATTAAGGGTTATAAGGTGTGCATTATAAATGTATGTTCCATGAAATCCATTTTAAACAGCaaagtggggaggggggagggggactagCTATGAGATGTTATTATTTTCCTGACAAGATATTCGGTAGGTGTGTCCCTCAGTGAATTGTTATGAGTATTTCACATTTATAGACACGGCTGTCCGTCCCTTAAGAAACAGGAGGTTCCTGCTCctatggccgtgtgtgtgtgtgtgtgtgtgtgtgtgtgtgtgtgtgtgtgtgtgtctgtgtctgtgtctgtgtctgtgtctgtgtctgtgtgcgcgcgcgtgctgGTCTATGGGGGTGTAGGATACGATCAACGATGAAGAGGCCGAAGTTCCACAGCAGAAGCACAGCCAGTACGAAACACGGACGCCTTAGCAGGTCCTTGGCGGCTTTCTCTTCTCTGACAGTAGTGCAGCACCTGGGGAGAGGGGCAAGAGTCTGAACAATGGTCCCTGATCCCGGTCCATGAACATTTTTGGATTCCTCAATGGGATATCTTTCTATCGGAGCAGCACATATAAACAAACCCACTGTAAGTAACAACCACTGGTTGAGTTGGTCCCTCAAAATACACGTTCTAAGACTCACTCTTTCACAGCGTATATGAACACAAGGTCGGCAAAGACGACGGACAGCCTCTGGAAGAGAATGGTGGCGGGGCTGGCGTAGTTCAGGTTCTCCACCACCAGCATTCCCCGGTCGAAGTGCACCGCGGCCTGTGAGAGGCCGTACTCGAACCAGGCGAACAGCGGCGGGTAGTCCAGCGTCCATTCAGAGGTGTTCTGGAAGAAGGGAAACAAGGCCAACAATGCTTCTGTAACATAGAATGGCTCCACTGGCCACAGTGGGCATCTATAGTATGCAGCTCACAGATGTGTATTGTTCACAGGTTCGGAAAACACAGCTGAATAGACAATCTCAAGTATTATCTCCTGAAGAGCTCATGAACTGCTTCTGTTGTTGTACATAGTGTGTCACAGAGACTATGCTATTCCATATATGACCTGTCCTATTAAATAATTGGTTTTTCCTGAGTGATTTCCTGTGCATAAATAAATGGGACATAGTATTAAGCCGGATTTAGAGTTGTTGAATGGTGTGACTGACTGCCTACATTTCTTGAGCTGCATATATCATACGATAGCAGATGCATATCAAGTTGGGTTGTCCTGTGAATGTCTTTGTGTATCCCAAACTAACCTCGTAGTACCACCTGGATATAGGTAAGCTATGCGTGATGGCCAGCCAGTTCCTGTGTACTTCGAAGTCCGTCGAATGACTGGAAGACAGGGTAAAGTCATGGGTAAATACATAAGAGACATAATGACGTTTGGAACAATTAATCAACAACATTGACATCTTATTCGGCCACAGTTACACCAGAATGTATGCACAACAAGTTGTAAAACACATTGAACAGAATGAAGGCGGTAACCAGGTCTTGTTGACGTGCTAAAAACACTGTTAACTGTCAGGCAAACTGCAATGACTACATCTCAATCCGCCCTTACAAGAAACAAATACAAGGGTTGAATATGCGAAGAAATAATTTAACTCACTATGCGTTGATAAAAAGACACTTTAGCAGAGAAACTGC
The Gadus morhua chromosome 7, gadMor3.0, whole genome shotgun sequence DNA segment above includes these coding regions:
- the alg8 gene encoding dolichyl pyrophosphate Glc1Man9GlcNAc2 alpha-1,3-glucosyltransferase, with the protein product MAAPVESSGWFPALAIAVSLLKCLFINAYHSTDFEVHRNWLAITHSLPISRWYYENTSEWTLDYPPLFAWFEYGLSQAAVHFDRGMLVVENLNYASPATILFQRLSVVFADLVFIYAVKECCTTVREEKAAKDLLRRPCFVLAVLLLWNFGLFIVDHIHFQYNGFLFGFLLLSVARHLQARHLEGALWFSIVLNLKHINLYVAPAYGIYLLRCFCFTQDNTDGSLRWRSFSPVRLVSLGAVVLSVTAASFGPFVAMGQLPQVLSRLFPFKRGLCHAYWAPNFWALYNVLDKALSMLGVRLGLLDVAGLPKASMTGGLVQEFQHAVLPSVSPPTALLCTLLAMLPALWCVWRRPCGGRGFLRCLVQCALASFMFSWHVHEKAVLLAVLPLSILAVESRRDAGIFLMLATTGHYSLFPLLFTPAEFPIKVLLMLLFTIYSFSALRNLFSGEGSLLHPLEALYLLGLVAVEVLCEVVFPLSPWQQTLPFVPLLVTSVYCALGVSYSFVRLYVSLLTQEVTEKTKRL